A stretch of the Capra hircus breed San Clemente chromosome 10, ASM170441v1, whole genome shotgun sequence genome encodes the following:
- the GCNT4 gene encoding beta-1,3-galactosyl-O-glycosyl-glycoprotein beta-1,6-N-acetylglucosaminyltransferase 4 yields the protein MKTFKCCFKYHLQQKVFILFLTLWLFSLLKLLNVKRFLFPERGIYLVEYSLSTSPFVRNRYTHVKNEIGYEINCSGVYEQEPLEIGKSLEIRRRTIVDLDDDDVVAITSDCEIYQALRSYDEKLVSEEEKSFPIAYSLVVHKDAIMVERLILAIYNQHNIYCIHYDQKSSDTFKVAMNNLAKCFSNIFIASKLEAVQYAHISRLQADLNCLSDLLKSSVQWKYVINLCGQDFPLKSNFELVSELKKLNGSNMLETVKPPSTKTERFTFHHELKQVPYEYVKLPMRTNISKEAPPHNIEIFVGSAYFVLSRAFIKYIFNNSFVKDFFAWSKDTYSPDEHFWATLIRVPGIPGEISKTAQDVSDLQSKTRLVKWNYLEGLFYPSCTGSHLRSVCIYGAAELRWLMKYGHWFANKFDSKVDPVLIKCLAEKLEEQQRKWITLSSAKLLMVKPSITTS from the coding sequence ATGAAGACATTCAAATGTTGTTTTAAATATCACCTACAACAGAAAGTTTTCATCCTGTTTCTAACCCTATGGCTATTCTCCTTGTTGAAGCTCCTAAATGTTAAACGATTCCTCTTCCCTGAACGGGGCATTTACTTGGTTGAGTACTCTCTGAGCACCTCGCCTTTTGTAAGGAACAGATACACCCATGTCAAGAATGAAATCGGATATGAGATTAACTGTTCGGGTGTCTATGAACAGGAGCCTTTGGAAATTGGCAAGAGTCTGGAAATAAGAAGAAGAACCATCGTCGACTTGGATGATGACGACGTTGTGGCAATCACCAGTGATTGTGAGATTTATCAGGCGCTACGAAGCTACGATGAAAAGCTTGTTTCAGAGGAGGAGAAAAGCTTCCCAATAGCCTATTCTTTGGTTGTTCACAAAGATGCAATTATGGTTGAAAGGCTAATCCTCGCTATATACAACCAGCACAATATTTATTGCATCCATTATGACCAAAAATCATCGGATACCTTCAAAGTTGCCATGAACAATTTAGCTAAGTGCTTCTCCAATATTTTCATTGCTTCCAAGTTAGAGGCTGTGCAGTATGCACACATTTCCAGACTCCAGGCTGATTTGAATTGCTTGTCAGACCTCCTcaagtcttcagttcagtggAAATATGTTATCAACCTGTGTGGGCAGGATTTTCCTTTGAAGTCAAACTTCGAATTAGTGTCAGAGTTGAAGAAACTCAATGGATCGAATATGTTAGAGACAGTGAAACCCCCTAGCACTAAGACGGAAAGATTCACTTTTCACCATGAACTCAAACAGGTACCTTATGAATATGTGAAACTACCGATGAGGACGAACATTTCCAAGGAGGCCCCCCCTCATAACATCGAGATATTTGTTGGCAGTGCTTATTTTGTGTTAAGTCGAgcattcattaaatatattttcaacaaCTCCTTTGTTAAAGACTTTTTCGCCTGGTCTAAAGATACATACTCACCTGATGAGCACTTTTGGGCTACCTTAATTCGGGTACCAGGAATCCCTGGGGAGATTTCTAAGACAGCCCAGGATGTGTCTGACCTGCAGAGTAAGACCCGCCTGGTCAAATGGAATTATCTAGAAGGCCTTTTCTATCCCAGTTGTACTGGCTCTCACCTCCGAAGTGTGTGTATCTATGGAGCAGCGGAACTAAGGTGGCTTATGAAGTACGGACATTGGTTTGCTAATAAATTTGATTCTAAGGTGGACCCCGTCTTGATTAAATGCTTGGCAGAAAAGCTTGAGGAACAGCAGAGAAAGTGGATCACACTGTCTTCAGCAAAGTTATTGATGGTTAAACCTTCCATAACCACCTCGTGA